A single genomic interval of Zingiber officinale cultivar Zhangliang chromosome 4A, Zo_v1.1, whole genome shotgun sequence harbors:
- the LOC121969677 gene encoding uncharacterized protein LOC121969677 isoform X2, producing MAEQQTVAPRDYKVIRVVGDTFVPDGHRVTSYITSKFKERVCASGTTWRHVDQEMKIFYYNEFVKRYTWEDGQEEQFKVTWNSYCAKLYRDLRKKGTRPVYVSETIWSAWTTTWAVERWRENAEKARSNRNTEPSGPSTEIARHTSGSKSIVKHAMDLEHDLARQPTCMEVFLKIHKKKDGSFVDFRSQALHVRLLTLFHLFMHFYFD from the exons ATGGCTGAGCAGCAGACAGTAGCACCCCGTGACTACAAGGTTATTAGAGTTGTCGGAGATAC ATTTGTTCCTGATGGCCACCGGGTAACCTCTTATATCACTAGTAAGTTTAAAGAGCGAGTATGTGCTTCTGGTACTACATGGCGGCATGTAGATCAGGAGATGAAGATATTTTATTACAATGAATTCGTA AAAAGGTATACATGGGAAGATGGTCAAGAAGAACAGTTTAAAGTTACATGGAATAGTTATTGTGCTAAACTGTACAGAGACCTCAGGAAAAAGGGCACTAGGCCAGTGTATGTTTCGGAGAcgatatggagtgcatggacgaccacctGGGCTGTAGAAAGATGGCGAGAAAATGCTGAAAAAGCTCGATctaataggaatacagagccaaGTGGCCCGAGCACCGAAATCGCTCGGCATACATCAGGATCGAAATCTATTGTTAAGCATGCTATGGATTTG GAGCATGATCTTGCTCGGCAACCCACAtgcatggaggtatttctgaagatccataagaagaaagatgggtcatTTGTCGATTTTCGATCTCAGGCCCTAcacgtaagattattaactttatttcatttgttcatgcatttctattttgattaa
- the LOC121969677 gene encoding uncharacterized protein LOC121969677 isoform X1 has translation MEERSQYLKYSICCSSPVHIHIFRYIIMAEQQTVAPRDYKVIRVVGDTFVPDGHRVTSYITSKFKERVCASGTTWRHVDQEMKIFYYNEFVKRYTWEDGQEEQFKVTWNSYCAKLYRDLRKKGTRPVYVSETIWSAWTTTWAVERWRENAEKARSNRNTEPSGPSTEIARHTSGSKSIVKHAMDLEHDLARQPTCMEVFLKIHKKKDGSFVDFRSQALHVRLLTLFHLFMHFYFD, from the exons ATGGAAGAGAGGTCACAATATCTAAAAT atagcatttgctgctcttctccgGTACACATTCACATCTTCAG ATATATTATTATGGCTGAGCAGCAGACAGTAGCACCCCGTGACTACAAGGTTATTAGAGTTGTCGGAGATAC ATTTGTTCCTGATGGCCACCGGGTAACCTCTTATATCACTAGTAAGTTTAAAGAGCGAGTATGTGCTTCTGGTACTACATGGCGGCATGTAGATCAGGAGATGAAGATATTTTATTACAATGAATTCGTA AAAAGGTATACATGGGAAGATGGTCAAGAAGAACAGTTTAAAGTTACATGGAATAGTTATTGTGCTAAACTGTACAGAGACCTCAGGAAAAAGGGCACTAGGCCAGTGTATGTTTCGGAGAcgatatggagtgcatggacgaccacctGGGCTGTAGAAAGATGGCGAGAAAATGCTGAAAAAGCTCGATctaataggaatacagagccaaGTGGCCCGAGCACCGAAATCGCTCGGCATACATCAGGATCGAAATCTATTGTTAAGCATGCTATGGATTTG GAGCATGATCTTGCTCGGCAACCCACAtgcatggaggtatttctgaagatccataagaagaaagatgggtcatTTGTCGATTTTCGATCTCAGGCCCTAcacgtaagattattaactttatttcatttgttcatgcatttctattttgattaa